The Chryseobacterium sp. LJ668 genome segment AGATTTTAAACTGAAGGCAGAAACTTTAGAAAGTGAAGCTAAAAAACTGTCTGACAAAAAAAATCAGCTCGAGGTGCAGCAAAAGCTAGCGCATTTTGCCGGAGATTTGCACGACGGAGAATCCTGTCCGCTTTGTGGTGCGCTTGAGCATCCGAATATTGTGGAATTTGATGACGTAAATTCTGAGCTGGCTGCGATGAATAAACAGATTCAAAACAATAAAAACCAATCGGATGATATTCAGAAAAAACTTTCTGAAATTGAAAAAATCGTTGACCGCAAAAAGATTTTTGAAGAACAGCAGAAAGCAGAGCAGGAAAATTTAAATCAGATTAAAATCAAAATTGAAAATCACAGAAAGAATTTTATCTGGACAGATTTTAGTGCTGAAAATGAAAAAGAATTTGAGCAGAAACGCCAGAAATCACTTGAAGTTGAAAAACAGATCGACGAAATAAACCAACAGATTATTGCACTGCAGAAAGATCTGGAAAAAGAACGTGAGCATATAGAAAAGTATAAAAAAGCGTTAGAAGAATTTAAGCTGGATGAAGCAAAAAAAGGTGAACAGATCAAAACGAACGAGACGAATCTGAAAATTTTAAGCTGGGATGATTATCAGCAAAAAGAAATAGCCGAAATTGAAAATATTTACCAAAAACTCGCGCAGTCTAATCTCGAAACCGAGCAAAATTACCGGCAGTTATTAAAAGATGAAAAGGAAATTTCACCAAAATTGGCCGAACAGAAAACAATTGTCAGTCTACTTGAAAAAAGAATTTCTGAACTGGAAACTGAAATCTCAGATAATGAAACTATCTTAAAGGATGCATTAGCTGACAATAATTTTCAGGAATTACATCATGTTCAGACTATATTATCACAGGAAATTAACGTTCAGGAAGCCAGAAACAGAATCCAAAAATTCAGAATAGATTTTGAAACACTGAAAAATGGAATTTCTGAACTTGAAAGCAAATTAAGAGATTTTTCTTTTGATGAAGAGCAATTTTCCGAAGTCGAAAATCATTTAAAAACTGTTGAAAATGAGTTGAAAACCGCAAATGATTCTGTTGTAAAAACTACTTCTGAAATTGAACGGCTCGAAAAAGAATTTATAAAAAAAGAAAATTTATTAAAAGAACTCGCTCAGCTTCAGAAGCGTGCAGATCATCTTAAAATAATGACCAATCTCTTTAAAGGAGCGGGGTTTGTACAGTATGTTTCTTCAATTTATCTTCGTCAGTTATGCGATCACGCCAACATTCGGTTTCATCGGATGACCAGAAATCAGCTGAGTCTGCAGCTGAATGAAAACAACGATTTTGAAATCATCGATTACCTGAATGAAGGCCGATGCCGAAGTGTAAAAACGTTATCCGGCGGACAGGCATTTCAGGTTTCGCTGAGCCTCGCTTTGGCTCTTGCAGAAAGTGTACAATCTAATGCTCAGGCAGAAAAAAACTTCTTTTTTATTGATGAAGGTTTCGGAACACAGGATATAGAATCAGTGAACATTGTTTTTGAGACACTGATGAATCTTCAGAAAGAAAACAGAATTGTCGGCATCATTTCTCATGTTGAAGAACTGAAAGAGAAAATTCCGGTTTCGCTCAATATCAGAAAAGACGAGGAAAGAGGAAGTTTGATTGAAATCGTTTAAAATACTAAATAAAAAGCCCTTTCAAAACCTAAATTCTGAAAGGGTGAATATTTGAAGATTTTCTATTTAACTTTCGGAGCCACTTTTTCACCAAATAATTCAATTGATTTCATCATGATATCATGAGCCGGATCTCCTACATCCATATGACCGATAAATCTTGTAATCCCGAAAATTTCTTTCATATAATTGATTTTATCAGCAACATGATCTGCATTCCCTATAAATAAAGCTCCTTCTCTGGCTTTTCCGCCATCATACTGCATTTTTGTATACGGTGCCCAACCTCGTGACTTTCCTATCCTATCCATTTGAGATTTGTAGGTGTCGAAATATCCTTCAATTACATTTGCATCTTCACTCACAAAAGTATGTGAATGAACGGCAATCTGCATTTGAGATTCATCATGACCTGCTTTTACATATTCCTGTTTGTAGAAATCGATTAAGCTTTTAAACTGAATTGGCATTCCTCCAATAATGGCAACCACCAAAGGCATTCCTAGTTTGGCAGCGCTCAAGACCGATTGCGGTGTTCCGCCGACAGCTCTCCAAATTGGAAGCACTCCGTTATTTTTTGCCCTTGGATAAACCGTCTGGTTCTGCATCGGAGCACGGAGTTTTCCTGACCAGGAAACATTTTCTTCTGAATTTATTTTTAGTAATAATTCTAATTTCTCGTCAAACAATTCTTCATAATCGTTCAGAGAATATCCGTACAAAGGGAAAGACTCAATGAAACTTCCACGTCCTACATATATTTCTGCTCTTCCGTCAGAAATTAAATCTAAGGTTGAAAAATCTTCATAAACTTTCACGGGCTCAGACGAACTGAGAACTGTTACGCCACTTGCTAATTTTATATTTTTTGTAATGCTTGCTGCTGCTGCTAAAACCATTTCGGGTGATGAGACAGCGTAATCTGCACGATGATGCTCACCCATTGCGAAGACATCAATTCCTACCTCATCCATCAGCTTTACCTGCTCAAGAATTTCACGGATCTTGATTCCCGCGTCTCTATATTTTCCTGTAGTCTTGTCAAAAGCCAGGTCTCCGAACATTCCTATTCCTAATTCCATATTGTTGATATTTATAGGACAAATTTAGGGTTATGGTTGTTTAAAAACATTGATGTTTGATAAGAAAGAACTCAACACCAATAGCTCAAATATTTCTCACAACTGCATAATTAATTTTTGTGGTGTTTGTGAATCCATTAGTGATATTTGTGTTTCAAAAGAAAACCCAGCCTAGTTTAGGCTGGATTTGATATAATTAAATAGTTTTAATGCCAAAAGCCATTCGCCATTTACTTCTTCAGATTCTGATCAAAATAGTCAGTCACTTTCTGCATGAGGTGTACCCTGTCTTTCCCGATTACATTGTGCGGATGTCCCGGATAAACGAAATAATCTAATTGTACTCCGTTATCAACAGCAGATTTAATGAATTTCATCGAATGCTGCCAAACTACAACATCATCCTGCGCACCGTGAATCATCAGTAATTTCCCTTTTAGATTCTGAACTTTATCCAACAGGTTTGATGCTGCATACCCCTGTGGATTTTCCTGCGGAGAATCCATGTATCTTTCCCCATACATGATTTCGTACATACTCCAGTCGATTACAGGACCGCCTGCAACTCCTACTTTGAAAACATCAGGCTGACGAAGCATAAAACTGGTCGTCATAAAACCTCCAAAACTCCACCCATGGATCCCCAACTTTTCTGAATCTACATAAGGAAGTGATTTTAGATACTTCACACCCTGCATCTGGTCGTTCATTTCTGTCGTTCCTAAATTTCTGAAAACAGCCTGCTCAAATTTCATTCCCCGATTAGACGAGCCTCTTCCATCCATTGTAAAAATAATGTACCCGTTTTGCGCCATATATTCATACCAAAGGTTCCCAGAAGCCGGAAAGCTATTGGTTACTAACTGCAAATGAGGACCATTGTAGAGATAAACAATTGCAGGATATTTTTTATTCGGATCAAAATCAGTCGGAAGAATAATTTTCCCGTACAGTAAAGTCCCGTCGTCTGCTTTTAGATTAACGTTTTTAATTTCAGGACGATCATAATTTTTCAGTGGATTTTCTGAGGTCAAAAGATTTGTAGATTTAAGGGTTGCCGTATTGATTATATTGACTACTTTCGGCGTATCTGTGTTACTGTACGAGTCATACAAATGGCTTCCATCACTGCTCAAAATTGCAGTGTGCATTCCTTCTGCCTTATCCAATCGCTGTGTTTTGAATGTTGCCCAGTTGATTCTGTACAGATGTCTTTCTGTTGGACCATCTTGGGTAGAAACGTAGTAAATTTCTTTTTTCTTTTCATTAAATCCTAAAATATCAGTTACCAACCACTCTCCTTTCGTCATCTGGGCAATCAATCCTTTTTCCAGACTGTAATGGAATAAATGATTATAACCTGTTCTCTGGCTCTGCCATATAAAATCTGTATTGGAATTTGGGAAGAATAATAAAGGATGTTGAGGCTCTACATACTTGCTGTCGGTTTCCTCAAACAGAGTTTTGACAAAATTTCCTGTAACAGCATCGTATTGATTCATTTTTAAATGGTTCTGGCCTCTGTTTAAAACTCCGACAAAAATAAATTTAGAATCCGGGCTCCAGGTAATTGCTGTTAAATACTGGTCTTTTTCACCTTCTACCTGTAAAAAAATAGTCGAGGCATTTTTTATATTATAAATCCCTAAAGTTACTTCGTGGGAAGTTTTACCTGCCATCGGATATTTGATGTTTGTATTGACTGCAGGAGTTACAGACCAGTCGATTACAGGGTAATCTGCAACCATACTCTGATCCATCCTATAAAAAGCGATATTTTCTGAGTTTGGGGAAGGAAAAATTCCGCTGTCTATTCCGAACTCATTTCGGTGAACATTGGAAGCACCGTTGAGAATATTTTCATTGGTATCATTTGTTACCGCAATCTCTTTTCCGTCTTTGTTGATGAATAAGTTATTTCCTTTTGTATATACCAAAGTCTCGTTATCAGCGAGTGTTTTTACGTTAGCCGGATTATCTCCCAATGCTGCAGAATGCTTCACCTTCCAGTCGCTTCCTGATTTCTCTACCCAATACATTTGATTATTGAATGAAAAATAAGCACTTGAATTACTTGTAAATTTTAAAGGTGGAATACCTTTCAGCTTTTTATCTGTGAAATTTTTGTTCAATTGCGTTAAAGAGATTAAAGTATCTTGTTTGCCGGATTTTAAATCCGTTAAAAGATAACCGCCTTTCACCGCCTGAATATATGATTTGTTATCTGCCGACCATGCAAACTGGGAGATATTTTTTACCGCCAAATTGCTTCTCATCCCATTGACAGCTTCTGCCATTGTAAATTTTTGAGTCTGCGCAAAGGCCGTCCCTCCCAAAAAAAACATTAATAAAGAAAATGTATATAATTTTTTCATTGTATAAAATTGAATCTGCCAAAAATAAGAAATAAATGTCATTCGTTAAAATATGTTAAAGACGAATACTGTAATCAATAAATTTAACTATTAAAATAAGTAAACGTTGAGATCAGTTAAGTTAAGCTTCGCTTTTAAAAAGAGTGGTGTATTAAAATTCTTGTGATATTTTTTAATTAAATTTTACAGATCAAAAATCACCTAAAAGTTCAAAATAAACCTACAAATTGAAGAAAGCAAAGACATATACATGAAGTATTGCTTTACTCTCGTGATGATAAATCAAATTACTTTCGTCTGAAGGTGTGCCTTCTAAATTCATATTAATGAACAATTTCAACTAAATATAAATTGATATACTACTCTCATAGCCCTGATAGAAGCGGCATCCTTTTTTCGGCGGGCGCAGCGAAGCGAAGACCGCCGAAAAAGATACAGCGGATAGCAGGACGAAGCTCCCAAAAAAAATGATTCATAAATAATAGAAGCTTAATTTAAATAAATTACATTAAAAATCATTTCTTATCCTAAATCAATGAATCAGTTATCATTCTTGGCTTAGATTTGCAGTATAAATAACAACAAAAAATAAATACAATGGCTACAAAATGGAATTTAGACCCAGCTCACAGTGAAATTACTTTTAAAGTAAAACACATGATGATCTCCAACATCAAAGGTAACTTCACCAACTTCACTGCAGAAATAGAGGCTGAAGACGATACTTTTGCCAACGCAAAAACAACAGCTACCATTCAGACAGATTCTATCTCTACGCATAATACAGACAGAGATAACCATCTGAAATCTGCAGAATTTTTTAACGTAGAAGCTAATCCTACCATTACATTTGAATCTGATGCATTAAATAATTCAGTAACTGGAAATCTTACCGTTAACGGCATTACAAAACCAATCACTCTCGATGTAGATTTCGGAGGAATCAATGTAGATCCTTGGGGAAATACAAAAGCAGGTTTTTCTTTTGAAGGAAAGATCAACAGAAAAGAATTCGGATTGAACTGGAATGCAGCTCTTGAAGCAGGAGGTGTAATGGTAGGTGAAGATGTGAAGATTGCAGGTGAACTGCAGTTTGTAAAGCAAGCATAGTAAATTAAATATAGTTTTTGAGATTCGGTGGTTTGCTATAATCACCGGATCTTTTTTATTTTAAAAAAATACAGATCATGCAACTCAACGACTTACAAAATATCAGTGATCAGTTTAAAAACACTCAGAAAATGCCCGTTCTTTTTCTTGGTCACGGTTCGCCCATGAATGCAATTGAAGAAAATCAATTTGTTCAGGGTTTTAGGAATGTGGCAAAAGAAATTCCGAAACCTAATGCAATTCTGTGTATTTCTGCCCACTGGTTTACTCGAGGAACGAAAGTTACTGCGATGGATATGCCCAAAACGATTCACGATTTTGGAGGTTTTCCGCAGGCTTTGTTTGATGTAGAATATCCGGCTCCTGGAAATCCCGCGCTGGCAAAAGAAACGGCGGAACTTTTAGCTCCTGTTTTCGTTGAAGAAGATCACAACTGGGGTTTAGATCACGGCGCATGGTCTGTAATCAGACACATGTATCCTAATGCCGATATTCCGGTCATCCAAATGAGCATCGATTATACAAAAGCGTCGCAGTATCACTTTGATTTGGCTAAAAAATTGGAAAAACTGAGAGAAAAGGGAATTCTGATTATCGGAAGCGGAAACATCGTTCATAATTTAAGAATGGTCGACTGGAAAAACATCAATACTGTTGGGGCTGGCTGGGATTGGGCAGTTGAGGCAAGAGAGAAAACCAACAACTGGCTTTTAGACGGAGATTTTCAAAATCTAATTGATTATCAAAAACAAGGACTTTCGTTGCAGTATGCGATTCCAACCCCCGATCATTATCTGCCACTCATCTATTCTTTAGGCTTAAAAGAAAAGTCTGAAGACCTTATTTTGTTTAATGATGATTTAATTGCAGGATCATTGAGTATGACGAGTGTAAAGATTGGCTAATTGTATTTTAATATAAAAAAAAGCTTCCATTTCTGGAAGCTTTATCATTATATTTCACGTCTTATTAAAAATTTACAACAAATGTTCTTTCATTAATCAATTCAGCAATTGCCAAGATATCTTTTCCGATCAACCGATCATCTTCAAGTTTATCAACTTTTGAACGGATGATTGAAAAGTTTTCTTCAATAATTTTTGAACATTTCGCAGGTCTTCTGAACTCTAAACCTTGAGCCGCAAACATCAATTCAACTGCTAAAATATTCACTAAATTACCAAGAACCTGATTAAATTTTCTTCCGGAAATACTACCCATCGAAACGTGATCTTCCTGACCCAAACTTGTGGGGATAGAATCTGCAGAAGCTGGGAAACAAAGCGTTTTATTCTCAGTAACCAAAGCTGCAGAAGTATATTGAGGAATCATAAATCCTGAATTTAGTCCCGAACTTTCGGTTAACAATCTTGGTAAACCGTATTTTCCTTCTAATAGCAAATAACTTCTTCTGTCTGAAATATTTCCTAACTCAGCCGCGGCTAAAGTTGCATAGTCTAAAGGCATCGCCATCAATTGTCCGTGGAAATTACCTCCAGAGATCGATTCTTCAGCACTCAAAACAATCGGATTATCGGTTACAGAATTCAATTCTGTTTCTGCCATCAGTTTTAAATGTTCAAATGCATTTCTGCTTGCGCCGTGAACCTGCGGAACGCATCTCATAGAATAAGGATCCTGTACTCTGTCACAATATTCGTGTGATTTTAAGTTATCGGAATTCTTTAAAAATTTCAGCATTCTTGCTGCTACTTTTTTACTTCCTTCAAAAGGTCTGATATCGTGAAGTTCTTTTTTAAAAGGACTTGATGAACCTCTGTATGCCTCTAAACTCATCGCTGCAGTCATATCTGCCAAGTCTAAAATATAATCAAATTTCTCAAGACCCTTAATGGCATGAGCAAGAATAAACTGAGTTCCGTTGATTAATCCCAAACCTTCTTTCGGGCCTAAAACCAAAGGTTCGAGATTGTGTTTTTCAAGAATTTCAGCAGTTTCAAAGATTTCATTTCCAACCCAGACCTGACCAAGACCCAAAAGAGGTAAAACCAAATGTGACAAAGGTGCCAAATCTCCTGAAGCACCCACAGAGCCCTGCTCCGGAACAACCGGAATGATATCTTTTTCAAGCATCAGAATCAGTCTCTCAATCACCTCCAGAGAAACTCCTGAAAAACCTTTAGACAATGCATGAACTTTCGTAATCATCATGATTTTTGAAAATTCTTTATCGATCGGTTTACCAACTCCGACTGCGTGAGAGATAATTAAATTATACTGCAGCTGTGCTGTTTCGTCGGCAGAAATTTTAGTATCACAAAGAGGCCCAAATCCTGTATTAATACCGTAAACACAACGATCAGACTCAACAATTTTCTTTACATTATCCTGAGATTTTAAGATCTGCGCTGTAGCAGTTTCATTTAATTTTGCTTTATTTGGGGTTTTACAAATTTCCAAAACATCATGGAAACTCAAAACATCTACTCCGTATATCATTTCAAAAAATTTGCTTAAAAATACGCATTTTGAGCAGAACTGAAAATGCAAAACTGAGGTCTTAATTTATTTTTAAAAACAAGCAAATTATTTATTATTTTTACGCCCTAACATTAAAACTAAATGTATGAAAATTAAAGCTTTATTACTGGTACTTTCTCTTACAAGTGTATTCTCATTTGCGCAGGAAAAGATAAAATATTCCAAAGAGCAAAAAAAAGAGATGAACCAATATCTGTTTAATGAAGGTTTCAATACGGCGTCTCCAAAAAAAATATCTACAATTATACTGAAAGATAATAATGAATATCAAGGCTACAGCAAGTCTTGGGAGAAACAGAAAGGTCAGATTCTTTCTATTACCATCGAAGACGCCGATACAGGAAATACCAAGAAATTTGAAGCTAAAGATATTGCTGAAATGTATTTATATGCCAATGATGCAGAAAAGAATGTAAAAGCAGTACAATTTATTTCAAACATTAGAAATTACAGTACTAAAAAATTCAAAAAACAAACCTCAGACGAACGTATTCACTTCGTTAATCAAACCGTTTCACTAAAAAACAAGAAAGAAAGTAAAGAATTTCTGATGCAAGTAATTAATCCTGATTTTGCCGAATCAATTGAGGTTTATCATGATCCGTTTGCTTCCACCACGGCTACAACGGGTTTTGCAGGAGCCCCGGCTTTTGGCGGCGGAGTAACAAAATCATATTATGTGAAAAAAGGTGATAAAGTAATGTGGCTTCACAAAGATGATTTTGAAGAAAACTATGATTTCTTATTTGGCGACAATGCAGAATTCATGAAAAAATACCCAAAAAAATCTGTTGAGTGGGATTATTTCAGCTTTTTGGTAAATGAGTATACCGAAATGGCAAACGGTTAAATATTTTTAATTTATAAATTTAAAAGCTGTAGAATTTCTGCAGCTTTTTGTTCTTTTAAATAACAGCAGGATTCCGTAATTTTGTTATATGAATCCTTCTTTAGAATTACAGCTCAAAACTTTACCATCAGAACCCGGCGTTTATCGTTATTATGATAAAAACGGAAACCTGCTGTATGTAGGAAAAGCTAAACATTTGAAGAAAAGGGTTCTTTCTTATTTTAATAAAAATCTGTTAGGCTCAAGAATCAAAACCATGGTCGGCAAGATTTACCGGCTGGAAACTACTATTGTCAACAGCGAGTATGATGCGCTTTTATTAGAGAATAATTTAATAAAAGAACATCAGCCTTTCTACAACGTCATGCTGAAGGATGACAAAACCTATCCATGGATTTGTATTAAAAATGAAGATTTTCCAAGAATATTTCTGACAAGAACTAAAATCAAAGACGGTTCGGAATACTACGGACCTTATGCGAAAGTACGTCCCGCAAAAATCCTTCTTGACACGATTAAACATATCTATAAGCTTAGGACCTGTAATCTTAATCTGGCTCCGAGTAAAATTGATGACGGAAAATATAAGGTCTGCCTCGAGTTTCATATTAAAAACTGTGAAGGACCTTGCGAGGGTTTAGAAAGTAAAGAAGACTATGATGAGAAAATTGATGCAATTCGTGGAATTATCAAAGGTGATTTTCAGACTGCAAAGAAATATCTGGTCAATCAAATGATGAAATATGCAGAGAATCTTCAGTATGAAAATGCGCAAATTATCAAAGAGCGGCTTGATATTCTGGAGGATTATCAGGTGAAGCATACTGTTGTCAACCCAAATATTGATGATGTAGATGTTTTGGGAATGACAAGTGACGAAACTGCAGCGTACGTTAATTATTTTAAAATCAGAAATGGAAATATCATCCAGAGTTTTACTACTGAGATCAGAAAGATCATTGAAGAAAGCGATGAAGATATTCTTGAAGAAGCTTTGATCGAAATCCGTCAGAAATTCAATTCAGACTCAAAAGAAGTTCTTATTCCGTTTCATTTGACGGTTGAAATTCCGAATGTTAAACTCATCGTTCCTAAAATGGGCGACAAAAAACGCATTGTTGAGCTTTCTGAAAAAAATGCCAAAGAATACAGAATCGAAAAACTAAAACAGGTACAGATTGTAGACCCGGAAAGGCATTCGAACAGAATCATGGCTGAAATGCAGAAACTTCTTAGGATGCCTGTGGAACCGCGTCATATTGAAGGTTTTGACAATTCCAATATTCAGGGAACCAACCCCGTTTCAGCTTGCGTTGTTTTTAAAGACGGAAAACCCAGCAAGGCAGATTACCGGATTTTTCACCCAAAAACCGTTGTAGGCCCAGATGATTTTAAAACCATGGAGGAAGTAATTTTCCGCCGTTATAAAAGAATGCTCGATGAAGGCGACGATTTACCCCAACTGATCCTGATTGACGGTGGAAAAGGGCAGCTCTCTTCAGCAATAAAAAGTTTAAAACTACTCGGATTATACGGTAAAATTACCATTGTAGGAATTGCCAAAAGACTGGAAGAAATTTTCTTTCCGGAAGATCCAATCCCTTTATATCTGGATAAAAAATCTGAAACCTTAAAAATTCTGCAAAGGGTACGTGACGAGGCCCACCGTTTCGGAGTAAGACATCATAGAACAAGACGAACCAATTCTACCATAAAATCTGAGCTTGAAGAAATTCCTGGTGTTGGTGGAAGAACGATAGAAATGCTTTTATCTAAATTAAAATCGGTTAAAAGAATCAAAGAAGCCAATCTTGAAACCTTGGAAGAGATTCTTGGAAAAAGCAAAGCCAAAATAGTGTATGAATTTTTTAATCAATCTTAAATTAAAAGTCAGCTCGAAATCGAGCTGACTTTTATAATATTTTTTAATTAGGAATTATACTCCACCCATTACATACATATTTTCCATCGTCGGTGCCACGCTTCCACCCTTTTTCTCAAGTGTAATGGCAAAAGCCTGTGCATTGGTAATATTTGAAAGAGCAATTCTTGTATCCTTATCTTCAGAATACATTCCTGCACTTACAGGTTTTCCATCTGCAATTGCCCAAAGCTGATATTCCATACCTTCAGGTGCTTTTGGAAGGTTGTTTACATTTAAATATACATCTTTAGACTGTGTATCCCACAAAACAGTTGCCTTAGATTGTGGATGTTTCTCAACACCTGCCAAAACAATCTTTTTCATATTAGGATTTGCTACAACATCTAATTTCTGCTGCATATTCTGCATTGCAAGATTTTTAGATTTCGTTTCGCTTTCCAGCTTTACTATTTTGTCATTGAATTCAGCCTGGCTGTTCATCCAGTAAAGATTTGCGCCAATGCTTATAAAAAACAGGATTGATGCTGCAATTGCAAAACTTCTCCAGCTGTTTTTTGTATCATTCTGAATTTTCCTTACGTCTCCCTCAACTTCTGTTCTTTGTAAAGCCTCAATAGGCATTAT includes the following:
- a CDS encoding anti-sigma factor gives rise to the protein MNSKEYISSGILESYILGHASPEEAGILECVMKNNNEVREAFEEAQKTFEMLATAQAVTPPDDLKSKIWAKIQQQQETVESNIEKPIMPIEALQRTEVEGDVRKIQNDTKNSWRSFAIAASILFFISIGANLYWMNSQAEFNDKIVKLESETKSKNLAMQNMQQKLDVVANPNMKKIVLAGVEKHPQSKATVLWDTQSKDVYLNVNNLPKAPEGMEYQLWAIADGKPVSAGMYSEDKDTRIALSNITNAQAFAITLEKKGGSVAPTMENMYVMGGV
- the uvrC gene encoding excinuclease ABC subunit UvrC, which encodes MNPSLELQLKTLPSEPGVYRYYDKNGNLLYVGKAKHLKKRVLSYFNKNLLGSRIKTMVGKIYRLETTIVNSEYDALLLENNLIKEHQPFYNVMLKDDKTYPWICIKNEDFPRIFLTRTKIKDGSEYYGPYAKVRPAKILLDTIKHIYKLRTCNLNLAPSKIDDGKYKVCLEFHIKNCEGPCEGLESKEDYDEKIDAIRGIIKGDFQTAKKYLVNQMMKYAENLQYENAQIIKERLDILEDYQVKHTVVNPNIDDVDVLGMTSDETAAYVNYFKIRNGNIIQSFTTEIRKIIEESDEDILEEALIEIRQKFNSDSKEVLIPFHLTVEIPNVKLIVPKMGDKKRIVELSEKNAKEYRIEKLKQVQIVDPERHSNRIMAEMQKLLRMPVEPRHIEGFDNSNIQGTNPVSACVVFKDGKPSKADYRIFHPKTVVGPDDFKTMEEVIFRRYKRMLDEGDDLPQLILIDGGKGQLSSAIKSLKLLGLYGKITIVGIAKRLEEIFFPEDPIPLYLDKKSETLKILQRVRDEAHRFGVRHHRTRRTNSTIKSELEEIPGVGGRTIEMLLSKLKSVKRIKEANLETLEEILGKSKAKIVYEFFNQS